The genomic stretch TCTTTAAGTTCGTTCAACGCGAGCAGCGCCGCGGCAAGCAATATGACGCGATCATTATGGACCCACCCTCTTACGGCCGAGGTCCAAACGGCGAAACCTGGAAGCTTGAAGAAAACCTGTTTCCGTTTCTTCAATCCTGCACCAGTATTTTGTCAGACAATCCGTTATTTCTATTAATTAATTCCTATACAACTGGACTCTCCCCTTCTGTGCTGCACAATTTACTGCATATGACGATGAATGACAAGTTCGGCGGCGAAATTAATTGCGGTGAAATTGGATTGCCCATTACGAAATCCGGTCTGAATTTGCCCTGCGGCATTCTGGGACGCTGGGAGTCTAAGTAATGCCGATCACCGTATTATTTGAAGATAATCATCTGCTGGCTGTCGTCAAGCCTCCTGGCGTTCTCTCGCAAGAGGATGATACTGGCGACGCTGATATGCTAACACTGCTTAAACAGGATTTAAAGGAAAGACATAATAAGCCGGGAAATGTATTTCTCGGCCTTGTTCATCGTCTGGATCGAATGGTTGGCGGAGCTATGGTTTTTGCAAAAACCTCGAAAGCAGCCTCAAGATTATCTGCATCTGTTCGAAATAGGGAATTTGGCAAAACCTATATATGTATTGTGCAAGGAACTCCAGCGAAGCCTGAGGCTCGTTTGACGCACTATATCCTGAAGGATAACAAGCATAATCAGGTTACTGTTTATAACAAGCCTACTGCGGATGCAAAAGAAGCTGTTATGGATTATGAGGTAGCAGCTGCAAGCGGACGTTACTCACTGATAGCTGTGAGGCTGCATACAGGAAGACCACATCAAATTCGTGCACAGATGTCTCATATCGGCTGTCCTCTCGTCGGGGACCTTAAATACGGCGCGAAGCCAACTGGCGGCATTAATGAAATTGCTTTGTGGTCTACCTCTGTATCCGCCCCTCATCCTGTCACTAAGGAATGGATGAGCTTTCGTTCTATTCCATTTGGCTCGGATGCGTGGACCTGGTGGTCCTCCGAGCAGCTTGAAACAGCCTCGAGCTTGCTGAGCAATAGGTAAACAGGAAGGACGAAATCATGATACGCGGCAAGAGTCATCGTAAGTTTCAAGCGATATTATTAATTCTCAGCTTCATCGGTTTATTATTTATTTTCTTTATGCCCTCCCTCTTTGAGAGGGCTTCCGCTCCAGCAGCTTTGAATAATCCAGTCTCAACCCAGCCAACTCCAAATGAACAGGCTATCGTTGCACCTTCCCCATCCCCTATCATCGTAGAGCCCACACCACCGCCTGAGCCTGTTTATGCTGAAGCTGTCTGGATGGCAGTAGGCGATGTAATGATGCATAAGCCACAGCTTCCTGGAGCGTATAACAAGGCGACAAAGAGCTATAACTTCGATTCTTTTTTCACAGAGGTTAAG from Paenibacillus sp. FSL H8-0548 encodes the following:
- a CDS encoding RluA family pseudouridine synthase, translated to MPITVLFEDNHLLAVVKPPGVLSQEDDTGDADMLTLLKQDLKERHNKPGNVFLGLVHRLDRMVGGAMVFAKTSKAASRLSASVRNREFGKTYICIVQGTPAKPEARLTHYILKDNKHNQVTVYNKPTADAKEAVMDYEVAAASGRYSLIAVRLHTGRPHQIRAQMSHIGCPLVGDLKYGAKPTGGINEIALWSTSVSAPHPVTKEWMSFRSIPFGSDAWTWWSSEQLETASSLLSNR